gatatgatgaagataaaatatttaaaaaaaattattgttactattttatacattaaatttattttatgaaataaattgTTTGAAGACAGATGATTTCTTCAAAAGTTGGACATCAAATTGTAGTATTGcctttatatattatttgaacCTAGTTTATATAAAAAACTTATTGAGATATTGAGCAGTAGTGCTCGATCTacaattatacaaaaaatacaaaCTTTATATGTAAAAATGGAATAAGATAAAGAGtatttgtcttctgaatttttttaaaaattaaaaattagtactcaaaaataaaataaaccgtGAATATAAAATACCAACCACTTATATTATCATAAcgtctattattatttttcaaaagatagaACATAGATATCTATGTTTGGTAATGGAGTTAGCATAGAAATTGTATCAACTCCCTTGTCATGATGATTTGCATGTGTCCATTTCTTAATAAATACATGTCAGAACCAAAAGATAGCAAGACGTAAAAAAAAGGATCAGTGAAGAATATTTATAAGTAGagcaattatttaattttctcacAATTTGCAGCAGTTATTTAACTCTTTCATGGGTTAATGATGCAGGTGTCCATTTCTTAATAAATGCATGTCAGAACCAAAAGATAGCAAGGCGTAGAAAAAAGGATCGATAACAATGAGGAATATTTGTAAGTGGAGCAGTTATTTAACTCTTTCGTGGGTTGatgactttttttatttaaaaaatatattattactattttatccataaatttgatttgtaaaataaattatttgagggCAAATGGTGTCTATAAAAATTGGAAACCAAACTCTGGTATTGGCTTTATATATTGGTATAGAtacttcttaaaaaaatattttcaatcaaggAAATAATTTTAATGAGCAAACATTTCTACtcattctattattatttttctttgaagaGAATGACAAGGACATATAGTGAagatgccttgcggatagtgcaagtttgcacaccattctcaaaaatgatatatattttacccatcttgtgctaAAAGAAGAcgatgttaatactattattggctcaggtaatgtgattgaaggctccgaaagagctataattttgttttccggaggaacaaaattcataataaataatgcactattgtctatcaagtctctaagaaacttgttgagctttaaagatattcgccgaaatggatatcatattgagactatgaatgaggaaagtcatgagtacttatgtatcacaactcataattcaaataaaaaggttatattagaaaagttgccatcactttcatctgggttatattatatcaagattagtgcaattgaatcacatgccactgtaaaccagaagtttactaacccaaattaatttataacttggcacgaccgattgggtcatccgggagTAAGCATGAtgcggagaattattgaaaactcccatggacattcactaaagaactggAAGATTCTTacatctagtgaattttgttgtgctgtatgttctcagggaaagttaattttaaggccatcaccagtaaatattggatttgagtcccctgaattcctagaaagaaTTTAAggcgatatatgtggacctattcatccaccaagtggatcttttagatattttatggtcctaatagacgcatcttcgagatggtcacatgtgtgcttattgtcttctcgtAACCTGACGTTTGCGAGATTAATACtcaaattatttgattaaaagtacaatttctacaaaatccaatcaaagcaattcgtcttgataatgctggtgaatttactttccAAGCATTTGATACTTATTGtgtggctaatggaataagtgttgaacatccagtagctcatgttcacacacaaaatgggttggcagaatcacttattaaacaccTCCAATTatttgctagacccttactaatgagaacaaatctctcaacctcggtttgggggcatgctattttacatgccgtaGCACTTactcgtttgaggccaacgagttaccataagttctctcctatgcaattagctctTGGCTAGCAgctaaatatttttcatttaaggaTATTTGGGTGTGAGATATATGTTCTTATTTCACCACCTTCTCGCACCataatgggaccccaaagaaaattgggaatatatgttggatatgattctccctctatagtaaggtatcttgagatacaaactggagatgtatttaaatccCAGTTTGcatattgtcattttgatgactcaaaatttccaacattaggaggagagaataagcttcctaaaAAGAAACTTAATTCGAATAcatcatccttgatgcatttagattctcgatcagggcaatgtgaactacaAGTTTAAAAGATTATAGATTTGTAAAGAagagcaaatgaattgcctgatgcatttttcgatacaaagaggataacctaGTCTTATATACCAGTAGAAAATGCCCCAATTTGAATTGAGTTTTTAGTTGGACAATTTGCCACCGAAACAAATACACGCCAAAAGCGTGGCAAGCCTGttggttccaaagacaaaaatcctcgaaagagaaaagaggtaaatactattcttgttgaaaaagacatagtaaagacacctgcagttgtccaaaattctgatatagttttaacgccagaagacgttcaggtacctgaaaattgtaaaaatgatgagatatcgataaattttgtctttacaggagagaaatgggtctgaaataagacaattgtcaatgaaatatttgcatataatgtggcattaaagatcatgcatgaaagtaaggatcttgagccaagatcagtcgaagaatgtcgataAAGAAATGATTGgacaaaatggaaagaagccatgaaggctgaattagactcgCTTGCAAAATGTGAAGTCTTTGAACCTGTAGTCCGTATACCGGAAGATGTAAAACTtgttggataccgatgggtatttatgagaaaacaaaatgagaaaaatgaagttgtgcgctacaaagtccgacttgtggcacaaggtttttcacaaaggcctggTATAGATTATGAGGAAATATATTTCCCTGTAGTGGATacaataacattgcgttatttggtcaatTTATCCGCATATCATAGAACACATATgtatttaatggatgtggtaacaatctatttatacggctcattagatcgggatatctatataaaagtccctgaaggactaaagatgtCTAAACCATCTAATGAATATTTGCAGGGATTATACTCagttaaattgcaaagatctttatatggtctaaagcaatctggacgaatgtggtataatcgacttactgagtatctggccaaaaatggattcaagaatgatgatatctgctcgtgtattttcataaagaaatctgcatttggattcattataattgctgtgtatgttgatgatttaaatatcattggaatttctaaagagattccaacaattataaaaactctaaaagaagagtttgagatgaaagatcttgaaaGAACTAAATTTTGTCTTGACCTGTAGATCGAGAATACAAAacatgggatctttattcatcaaacgacatacacagaaaaaatcttgaagagattttatatgaataagtcaCACCCattgagtaccccaatgatcgtaaggtctttggatgtgaaaaaggatcaattccgttctaaagaagaaaatgaagatatccttgttcccgaagtaccatatcttaacGTCATTTGAGCgttaatgtatcttgctaataatacaagACTTGATATATCATTTTCtatgaatttactagcaagatatagttcctctctaaccagaagacattggaatggaatcaaacaaatttttcgatatcttcatggaacggttgatatgggattgttttatccctatggatccaagtcacaactagttggctatgcagatgctggatacttgtctgatccacacaaagagagatctcaaacaggatacttgttcacatatggtggtacagctatatcatggaggtccacgaaacagacgattgcggcaacatcctctaataatgttgaaatactagcgatacatgaGGCAAGTcacgagtgtttttggctcaagagtttgatccaatatattctgtcatcatgtggactgattgatcataagatagctccaattgtcctgtttgaagatgatagagcatgcattgctcaacttaagggtggatatatcaaaggtgatagaacaaagcatatttttcTCCCAATTTttttcactcatgatcttcagaattaagggacaattgatgtctaACAAATCCAATCAAGtgataatctggcagatttatatacaaagtcactcccaaaatcttcTTTTGAAAGATTAGTACatcagattgggatgcgccgatttcgagataTTAAATAATGTCGATAAGAGGGGGAGACattactctttttttcttgatcaggttTTTCCTATTGGGTTTTttttgacaaggtttttaatgaagcagtctccatcacaaaggattttgtactcttttcccttcactcaattttttttccattggctttttctttagtaaaattttaatgaggcataatcctaaatggtcatccaatGGGGAATGTTATGATAAGAATTGATGTGGATGCCCATTTCTCATAAAGCTTAGTTTATCAAAGATGACCTTATTTAATGTAGTTTGAAAAAGTGTCATCACGTACGCATATAAATAGAGGCTTATGCCTCTGAaaaaaacacaacaacaataataattctcTCTCTtactttaatatatatatacatatatatatatatttcactttatatatatacacacattacatcatataatataaagtaaatatatatatgaatcatCTTTATTaagctaattatattaatgctataattttctatttacacttttttattttatatttatcattcttagttatttattttacaacagaaataacacaaaatttaagattttatgaTTTCTTTTAGAAAATGTTTAATCCAATAATATCTTAATAAATGAAATTTTACGTGTCCTGAAAGTAATTTTTACAGTATTAtatttgaattctaaatttttattttatctcgaatattttataaaattactatATTACTCGTGTATATTTTACTCTTATCTTAAATTCCTAATTTTAACCCTAACATCACAAAATTACTAATTTGTTgccctaaatccactaaacacacacacagcagcagcagcaaaaaaacaaaagaaagaaataaagaaagaaaggggagaagggAACGGGAATAAGAAGAGAAGATGAGGGGAAGGTCATCGCCACACCCTGTCTAGTCGTCGCCGCCATTCCGTGGAGATACCGCCATCTTCGCACGAACCAGAGGGTGATGGAGACGAAGAAGAATGCACGCGAGAGAGGAAAAGCTGCCGTCATTGAGGACTTCATCACTGCCGCTGAAGGTCCCGACTGTCGAGCTCGTCGTCGCCGTCGCACCTCCTATCCTTGCTGCCGCTGAGGAGCTCAAAGAGAGAGAAACGCGACGAGGGAGGAGGAGGTTGCCTCCGTCGCTGCTAAGCCATCACTGGCGGGGTTGGGTCCACCCTCGTCGTCATCATCAAGCTGCGCGCCACCGTTGCCGTCGGGATCTCCACTCTGTTTTTGCTGCAACTCGCTACTGTCTTTGTCTATCTCTGGTTTCTATCCAGTCTTCGTTGGAGTCCTCTGTTGCCGGAAAAACACTACTGGAGTTGCTGCAGTATGTTGTTCTTGCCTTGAAACCCTCTCCGCTAGTGTATAAGTATTTTCTTATGTTTGGTTAAAGATTCTGAAGTATTTGATGTCGTAGGATTGTGTACCATTTTTGCATGCTGGGTTTGTGGCTGCCAGAGTTGCTGTTGCAACATTTTTTGTTGTTCCTCATAATAAGATCGAATCTGTTTTACCTCATTTTGccataataatttattctagtTTTGCTTAACCTCAATTTTTGCGTTAAATCCAAATTATGTTTGGTAGGTTGTTGCTATGATCATTGCGGTTGCTTGAAAATAATCAAGGTTATTGCTGCTGCTGagaatcaacaataaaagagaaattatcGCATTTCAATTATGCAATTCTGATATTTTCAGGTAGAGAATTCGTTTTGAAactaaagattttaaattatgaatgccaaaaaaaattatcgAATAATTACAAATAATTCATGATTGTCTggaatgattgaatgatgagTTTAAGTTGGATTTGTGACCGTGAAAATGACTAAATTTAATGAATATGTTCGTGATTGTTTGAGAATACtgaaaattcttatttttagcTAGTTGTAATTAGAATTTGTTGAGTTGTGGCTATAAATGGTGATTGACTTAGGGTTATTggttaaattaaaatatgataaaGGCTCAATATTTAGTAGTTAATATTAAGAAAGGTCACGTAATATTCTTTCTTGACACGTAATATTCTTTCTGGTCACGTAATGTGCAGGTGGGCAATCGACACATGAGCTGATGGCCTGCGTAGGGCTTGCCATACATCATactttttatgcattttctctGTGATGTGTTTtctatatgtgtgtgtgtgtactTTATGATTGTTTGACTTTTATGTTCTTAATTTGTTAAGTTGAATGTATTCAGgttcttgttgttgttggctAATAATAGTAAAATGAACTCAACTTCTAACTTCGATCCTACTAAGGACTctcagttcttaccccttctttCCAACTATTTCAACTACAGGTGTGAAGGCTTATTGTGAAGTTTTGGAAGCATAGAAGAGTTTGTTTGTGAGTTGAGTTGTTGCTAGAATTTATTTTCCCCTCGTCTTGGTAGTTGAAGCTTTTATTTCAGAGGGGTAGGCTTGTATATGTTGTTCATTGATTAACTATAATATATTACTagtaattatgtgattattattattgattggAAGTCTTCATTGAACAAttattaatgaataaaaataaaatttattggcTTTCATCCGATAAAATGAGAAACGTGATAATGTCGTAAAgacttattattaaataaataataaagaaaaacaagtcATTAACaccttacttttggtacgatcatgacgtgctagAAGTTTGTTGGTTACATTATAGTATTTGAGCAGTCCTTCCTATAGAGCCTTGGGAGTGTACTAAccatgcttcattgcatactctgagtgctTGTCATGCGATAGGACTTGTTCTAATGAAAAGAGTTTGAATTTTATATGCATGATTGTGTATTGATTGATACTATTAGTCGACCATTACATCTCTCATAATATTTGGTTTGGCCAACTTGATACTGATGATTTGTGTACATGAAAACACTAACAGATTATCATAGACGAAATAGAAGTAATAGATAATGCGAATCACGGGATTTAGGAATGTTACAAGTTATTTTTCAGATGATCGTTTAGTTTCGACTTACAATTTTTGTTTGTGTCATGTGATTTGGAACCCCTTTTTTCTTATTGGAGTACTTTGTTTCGAATACTGTTTCTGAACCATGCTTTGATTCCTTTCCTATTATATTCTATCAT
This sequence is a window from Arachis duranensis cultivar V14167 chromosome 2, aradu.V14167.gnm2.J7QH, whole genome shotgun sequence. Protein-coding genes within it:
- the LOC127744817 gene encoding uncharacterized protein LOC127744817, translating into MHAREEKLPSLRTSSLPLKVPTVELVVAVAPPILAAAEELKERETRRGRRRLPPSLLSHHWRGWVHPRRHHQAARHRCRRDLHSVFAATRYCLCLSLVSIQSSLESSVAGKTLLELLQCEGLL